Proteins from one Nitrobacteraceae bacterium AZCC 2146 genomic window:
- a CDS encoding hypothetical protein (product_source=Hypo-rule applied): MGNNDADEKLFSRLRRIAMSIKTASPLDNRRRLLALEADLRSVRDGLDQRCRLLTQKMNEAGAQLNAVSAYARCASLRRDPSQPSN, translated from the coding sequence ATGGGCAACAATGACGCTGATGAGAAACTGTTTTCCAGGCTTCGCCGGATCGCGATGTCGATCAAGACGGCGAGTCCCCTCGACAACCGTCGGCGCCTGCTCGCCCTGGAAGCCGATCTTCGGTCTGTCCGGGATGGTCTGGACCAGCGCTGTCGTCTCCTGACGCAGAAAATGAACGAGGCTGGCGCCCAGTTGAACGCCGTATCGGCTTACGCCCGCTGCGCGTCACTTCGGCGCGATCCGTCGCAACCGTCAAACTAA
- a CDS encoding hypothetical protein (product_source=Hypo-rule applied; cath_funfam=1.20.58.300; superfamily=158622), whose translation MSPERQSRQSMARTGGGRIEDLIELIDALLDVVTEENIALAIGLPASQSRHTERKLVLADQFEKWVVDVTMRQRLLSTPDKALQGKVLQHIESLRSAMDENVMRLRAAIEASQRRIDAVMAAIREQISDNSPYNAKGRVNGHSASYATSIRA comes from the coding sequence ATGAGCCCCGAACGACAATCACGACAGTCGATGGCCCGAACTGGCGGCGGACGCATTGAGGATCTCATCGAGCTGATCGATGCGCTGCTTGACGTCGTCACCGAGGAGAATATCGCGCTGGCGATAGGGCTGCCCGCGTCGCAATCGCGCCATACCGAGCGCAAGCTAGTGCTTGCGGACCAATTCGAGAAATGGGTAGTTGATGTGACGATGCGGCAGCGGCTGTTGAGCACGCCCGACAAGGCGTTGCAGGGGAAGGTGCTGCAGCATATCGAATCGCTCCGTTCGGCGATGGATGAGAACGTGATGCGGTTGCGGGCGGCGATCGAGGCGAGCCAGCGGCGGATCGACGCGGTCATGGCGGCAATCCGCGAGCAGATCTCGGATAATTCGCCCTACAATGCCAAGGGCCGCGTCAACGGTCATTCAGCGTCCTACGCTACCAGCATAAGAGCGTAA